A single window of Vigna unguiculata cultivar IT97K-499-35 chromosome 1, ASM411807v1, whole genome shotgun sequence DNA harbors:
- the LOC114179967 gene encoding anthranilate synthase alpha subunit 1, chloroplastic-like isoform X1: MLSATFSMSPTALMPAKASLAFSHHIVPSGKALYPVTFTGASSSRAPLKWRCSSLPSSYHVEEGAKFIEASKNGNLIPLFQCIFSDQLTPVLAYRILVKEDDREAPSFLFESAEPSYHASSVGRYSVVGANPTMEVVAKENKVTIIDHESGNLIEKTVDDPIMVPKTISEGWKPCFIDKLPDAFCGGWAGYFSYDTVRYVEKKKLPFSKAPKDDRNLADIHLGLYENVIVFDHVEKKAYVILWVRTDRYPSVESAYKDGMERLEKLVAKLQYGQPPRLAPGSVDLHTHHFGPQLKRSSMTKEAYKEAVLQAKEHIKAGDIFQIVLSQRFERRTFADPFEIYRALRVVNPSPYMGYLQVYFSVTSENASFTVQLISSSDDNLFAKQARGCILVASSPEILTRIKKNKIVNRPLAGTARRGKTPEEDARLESLLLKDEKQCAEHVMLVDLGRNDVGKVAKSGSVKVEQLMNIERYSHVMHISSTVAGELQEHLSSWDALRSALPVGTVSGAPKVKAMELIDELEVTRRGPYSGGFGYISFSGEMDVALALRTMVFPTGTRYDTMYSYKDLNQRREWIAYLQAGAGIVADSVPEDEHQECQNKAAALARAIDLAESSFVDK; this comes from the exons ATGCTCTCTGCTACATTTTCAATGTCTCCTACTGCACTCATGCCTGCAAAGGCTTCCCTAGCCTTCTCCCACCACATTGTTCCTTCTGGTAAGGCTCTTTATCCGGTTACATTCACGGGCGCTTCATCCTCACGCGCTCCTCTCAAGTGGAGGTGTTCTTCACTCCCAAGCTCTTATCATG TTGAGGAAGGAGCAAAATTTATAGAGGCTTCAAAGAATGGGAACTTGATTCCTCTCTTTCAGTGCATATTCTCTGACCAACTTACTCCTGTCCTTGCTTACCGAATTTTAGTCAAGGAAGACGATCGAGAAGCTCCAAGCTTTCTTTTTGAGTCTGCAGAGCCTAGCTATCATGCTTCAAGTGTT GGACGCTATAGTGTTGTGGGGGCTAACCCAACCATGGAAGTTGTGGCCAAAGAAAATAAGGTTACAATAATTGACCATGAATCTGGAAATTTAATTGAGAAAACTGTTGATGATCCTATAATGGTTCCCAAAACAATCTCAGAGGGCTGGAAACCCTGTTTCATTGATAAACTTCCGGATGCATTCTGTG GTGGCTGGGCTGGTTATTTCTCCTACGACACAGTTCGTTATGTGGAAAAGAAAAAGCTACCATTCTCAAAGGCTCCAAAGGATGATAGAAACCTTGCTGACATACATCTTGGTTTATATGAGAATGTGATTGTGTTTGACCATGTGGAAAAG AAAGCATATGTGATTCTTTGGGTAAGGACTGATCGGTACCCCTCAGTTGAGAGTGCTTACAAGGATGGAATGGAACGATTAGAAAAATTGGTGGCCAAATTACAATATGGCCAACC TCCAAGGTTGGCTCCAGGCTCTGTGGATTTACACACTCACCATTTTGGTCCACAATTGAAGAGGTCAAGCATGACTAAAGAAGCATACAAGGAGGCAGTCCTTCAGGCAAAAGAGCATATTAAAGCAGGAGATATTTTCCAGATTGTGTTGAGTCAGAGATTTGAGCGAAGAACATTTGCTGATCCATTTGAAATTTATAGAGCATTGAGAGTTGTGAATCCAAGTCCATATATGGGCTATTTGCAGGTTTATTTTTCTGTGACATCTGAAAATGCTTCCTTCACTGTTCAACTCATTTCATCTTCTGATGACAATCTTTTTGCTAAACAGGCCAGGGGATGTATTTTAGTTGCTTCAAGTCCAGAGATTCTTACGCGTATAAAGAAG AATAAGATTGTGAACCGTCCATTGGCTGGGACAGCTAGAAGGGGGAAAACACCTGAAGAAGATGCAAGGTTAGAATCGTTACTTCTGAAAGATGAAAAGCAATGCGCAGAGCATGTGATGTTGGTGGATTTGGGACGCAACGACGTTGGAAAG GTTGCGAAAAGTGGTTCTGTGAAAGTGGAGCAACTCATGAATATTGAACGATACTCCCATGTCATGCACATTAGCTCAACG GTTGCTGGAGAGTTGCAAGAGCATTTGAGTAGCTGGGATGCCCTGCGTTCTGCACTACCTGTGGGAACTGTGAGTGGAGCACCAAAG GTGAAGGCGATGGAGTTGATTGATGAGTTAGAGGTGACAAGGCGAGGGCCTTACAGCGGAGGATTTGGATACATCTCTTTCTCCGGCGAGATGGATGTGGCTCTTGCTCTGAGGACAATGGTGTTTCCGACTGGAACAAGGTACGACACAATGTACTCATACAAAGATCTCAACCAACGCCGTGAGTGGATTGCATACCTTCAAGCCGGTGCTGGTATAGTTGCTGACAGTGTCCCTGAAGATGAACACCAAGAGTGTCAAAACAAAGCTGCTGCTCTTGCTCGTGCCATTGACTTGGCTGAGTCCTCATTTGTTG
- the LOC114179967 gene encoding anthranilate synthase alpha subunit 1, chloroplastic-like isoform X3 — MSCVEEGAKFIEASKNGNLIPLFQCIFSDQLTPVLAYRILVKEDDREAPSFLFESAEPSYHASSVGRYSVVGANPTMEVVAKENKVTIIDHESGNLIEKTVDDPIMVPKTISEGWKPCFIDKLPDAFCGGWAGYFSYDTVRYVEKKKLPFSKAPKDDRNLADIHLGLYENVIVFDHVEKKAYVILWVRTDRYPSVESAYKDGMERLEKLVAKLQYGQPPRLAPGSVDLHTHHFGPQLKRSSMTKEAYKEAVLQAKEHIKAGDIFQIVLSQRFERRTFADPFEIYRALRVVNPSPYMGYLQVYFSVTSENASFTVQLISSSDDNLFAKQARGCILVASSPEILTRIKKNKIVNRPLAGTARRGKTPEEDARLESLLLKDEKQCAEHVMLVDLGRNDVGKVAKSGSVKVEQLMNIERYSHVMHISSTVAGELQEHLSSWDALRSALPVGTVSGAPKVKAMELIDELEVTRRGPYSGGFGYISFSGEMDVALALRTMVFPTGTRYDTMYSYKDLNQRREWIAYLQAGAGIVADSVPEDEHQECQNKAAALARAIDLAESSFVDK; from the exons ATGTCCTGTG TTGAGGAAGGAGCAAAATTTATAGAGGCTTCAAAGAATGGGAACTTGATTCCTCTCTTTCAGTGCATATTCTCTGACCAACTTACTCCTGTCCTTGCTTACCGAATTTTAGTCAAGGAAGACGATCGAGAAGCTCCAAGCTTTCTTTTTGAGTCTGCAGAGCCTAGCTATCATGCTTCAAGTGTT GGACGCTATAGTGTTGTGGGGGCTAACCCAACCATGGAAGTTGTGGCCAAAGAAAATAAGGTTACAATAATTGACCATGAATCTGGAAATTTAATTGAGAAAACTGTTGATGATCCTATAATGGTTCCCAAAACAATCTCAGAGGGCTGGAAACCCTGTTTCATTGATAAACTTCCGGATGCATTCTGTG GTGGCTGGGCTGGTTATTTCTCCTACGACACAGTTCGTTATGTGGAAAAGAAAAAGCTACCATTCTCAAAGGCTCCAAAGGATGATAGAAACCTTGCTGACATACATCTTGGTTTATATGAGAATGTGATTGTGTTTGACCATGTGGAAAAG AAAGCATATGTGATTCTTTGGGTAAGGACTGATCGGTACCCCTCAGTTGAGAGTGCTTACAAGGATGGAATGGAACGATTAGAAAAATTGGTGGCCAAATTACAATATGGCCAACC TCCAAGGTTGGCTCCAGGCTCTGTGGATTTACACACTCACCATTTTGGTCCACAATTGAAGAGGTCAAGCATGACTAAAGAAGCATACAAGGAGGCAGTCCTTCAGGCAAAAGAGCATATTAAAGCAGGAGATATTTTCCAGATTGTGTTGAGTCAGAGATTTGAGCGAAGAACATTTGCTGATCCATTTGAAATTTATAGAGCATTGAGAGTTGTGAATCCAAGTCCATATATGGGCTATTTGCAGGTTTATTTTTCTGTGACATCTGAAAATGCTTCCTTCACTGTTCAACTCATTTCATCTTCTGATGACAATCTTTTTGCTAAACAGGCCAGGGGATGTATTTTAGTTGCTTCAAGTCCAGAGATTCTTACGCGTATAAAGAAG AATAAGATTGTGAACCGTCCATTGGCTGGGACAGCTAGAAGGGGGAAAACACCTGAAGAAGATGCAAGGTTAGAATCGTTACTTCTGAAAGATGAAAAGCAATGCGCAGAGCATGTGATGTTGGTGGATTTGGGACGCAACGACGTTGGAAAG GTTGCGAAAAGTGGTTCTGTGAAAGTGGAGCAACTCATGAATATTGAACGATACTCCCATGTCATGCACATTAGCTCAACG GTTGCTGGAGAGTTGCAAGAGCATTTGAGTAGCTGGGATGCCCTGCGTTCTGCACTACCTGTGGGAACTGTGAGTGGAGCACCAAAG GTGAAGGCGATGGAGTTGATTGATGAGTTAGAGGTGACAAGGCGAGGGCCTTACAGCGGAGGATTTGGATACATCTCTTTCTCCGGCGAGATGGATGTGGCTCTTGCTCTGAGGACAATGGTGTTTCCGACTGGAACAAGGTACGACACAATGTACTCATACAAAGATCTCAACCAACGCCGTGAGTGGATTGCATACCTTCAAGCCGGTGCTGGTATAGTTGCTGACAGTGTCCCTGAAGATGAACACCAAGAGTGTCAAAACAAAGCTGCTGCTCTTGCTCGTGCCATTGACTTGGCTGAGTCCTCATTTGTTG
- the LOC114179967 gene encoding anthranilate synthase alpha subunit 1, chloroplastic-like isoform X2, giving the protein MLSATFSMSPTALMPAKASLAFSHHIVPSGKALYPVTFTGASSSRAPLKWRCSSLPSSYHVEEGAKFIEASKNGNLIPLFQCIFSDQLTPVLAYRILVKEDDREAPSFLFESAEPSYHASSVGRYSVVGANPTMEVVAKENKVTIIDHESGNLIEKTVDDPIMVPKTISEGWKPCFIDKLPDAFCGGWAGYFSYDTVRYVEKKKLPFSKAPKDDRNLADIHLGLYENVIVFDHVEKKAYVILWVRTDRYPSVESAYKDGMERLEKLVAKLQYGQPPRLAPGSVDLHTHHFGPQLKRSSMTKEAYKEAVLQAKEHIKAGDIFQIVLSQRFERRTFADPFEIYRALRVVNPSPYMGYLQARGCILVASSPEILTRIKKNKIVNRPLAGTARRGKTPEEDARLESLLLKDEKQCAEHVMLVDLGRNDVGKVAKSGSVKVEQLMNIERYSHVMHISSTVAGELQEHLSSWDALRSALPVGTVSGAPKVKAMELIDELEVTRRGPYSGGFGYISFSGEMDVALALRTMVFPTGTRYDTMYSYKDLNQRREWIAYLQAGAGIVADSVPEDEHQECQNKAAALARAIDLAESSFVDK; this is encoded by the exons ATGCTCTCTGCTACATTTTCAATGTCTCCTACTGCACTCATGCCTGCAAAGGCTTCCCTAGCCTTCTCCCACCACATTGTTCCTTCTGGTAAGGCTCTTTATCCGGTTACATTCACGGGCGCTTCATCCTCACGCGCTCCTCTCAAGTGGAGGTGTTCTTCACTCCCAAGCTCTTATCATG TTGAGGAAGGAGCAAAATTTATAGAGGCTTCAAAGAATGGGAACTTGATTCCTCTCTTTCAGTGCATATTCTCTGACCAACTTACTCCTGTCCTTGCTTACCGAATTTTAGTCAAGGAAGACGATCGAGAAGCTCCAAGCTTTCTTTTTGAGTCTGCAGAGCCTAGCTATCATGCTTCAAGTGTT GGACGCTATAGTGTTGTGGGGGCTAACCCAACCATGGAAGTTGTGGCCAAAGAAAATAAGGTTACAATAATTGACCATGAATCTGGAAATTTAATTGAGAAAACTGTTGATGATCCTATAATGGTTCCCAAAACAATCTCAGAGGGCTGGAAACCCTGTTTCATTGATAAACTTCCGGATGCATTCTGTG GTGGCTGGGCTGGTTATTTCTCCTACGACACAGTTCGTTATGTGGAAAAGAAAAAGCTACCATTCTCAAAGGCTCCAAAGGATGATAGAAACCTTGCTGACATACATCTTGGTTTATATGAGAATGTGATTGTGTTTGACCATGTGGAAAAG AAAGCATATGTGATTCTTTGGGTAAGGACTGATCGGTACCCCTCAGTTGAGAGTGCTTACAAGGATGGAATGGAACGATTAGAAAAATTGGTGGCCAAATTACAATATGGCCAACC TCCAAGGTTGGCTCCAGGCTCTGTGGATTTACACACTCACCATTTTGGTCCACAATTGAAGAGGTCAAGCATGACTAAAGAAGCATACAAGGAGGCAGTCCTTCAGGCAAAAGAGCATATTAAAGCAGGAGATATTTTCCAGATTGTGTTGAGTCAGAGATTTGAGCGAAGAACATTTGCTGATCCATTTGAAATTTATAGAGCATTGAGAGTTGTGAATCCAAGTCCATATATGGGCTATTTGCAG GCCAGGGGATGTATTTTAGTTGCTTCAAGTCCAGAGATTCTTACGCGTATAAAGAAG AATAAGATTGTGAACCGTCCATTGGCTGGGACAGCTAGAAGGGGGAAAACACCTGAAGAAGATGCAAGGTTAGAATCGTTACTTCTGAAAGATGAAAAGCAATGCGCAGAGCATGTGATGTTGGTGGATTTGGGACGCAACGACGTTGGAAAG GTTGCGAAAAGTGGTTCTGTGAAAGTGGAGCAACTCATGAATATTGAACGATACTCCCATGTCATGCACATTAGCTCAACG GTTGCTGGAGAGTTGCAAGAGCATTTGAGTAGCTGGGATGCCCTGCGTTCTGCACTACCTGTGGGAACTGTGAGTGGAGCACCAAAG GTGAAGGCGATGGAGTTGATTGATGAGTTAGAGGTGACAAGGCGAGGGCCTTACAGCGGAGGATTTGGATACATCTCTTTCTCCGGCGAGATGGATGTGGCTCTTGCTCTGAGGACAATGGTGTTTCCGACTGGAACAAGGTACGACACAATGTACTCATACAAAGATCTCAACCAACGCCGTGAGTGGATTGCATACCTTCAAGCCGGTGCTGGTATAGTTGCTGACAGTGTCCCTGAAGATGAACACCAAGAGTGTCAAAACAAAGCTGCTGCTCTTGCTCGTGCCATTGACTTGGCTGAGTCCTCATTTGTTG
- the LOC114163178 gene encoding 60S acidic ribosomal protein P0 — MAVKLTKAQKKIAYDAKLCRLLDNYNQILVVAADNVGSNQLQNIRQGLRGDSIVLMGKNTMMKRSIKLHAESTGNKAFLNLVPLLVGNVGLIFTKGDVKEVSEVVAKYKVGAPARVGLIAPIDVVVPPGNTGLDPSQTSFFQVLNIPTKINKGTVEIITPVELIRKGEKVGSSEAALLSKLAIRPFSYGLVVVSVYDNGSVFSPAVLDLTDDDLLNMFADGISMLSSLSLAISYPTIAAAPHMFVNSYKNVLAVAVATEYSFPQADEVKEYLKDPSKFAVAAVAAPATDSAPAAASKEEEKKEEPEESDDDMGFSLFD; from the exons ATGGCGGTGAAACTGACAAAAGCGCAGAAGAAGATAGCCTACGATGCCAAACTGTGTCGGCTTCTGGATAACTACAACCAAATCCTGGTGGTGGCTGCGGACAACGTGGGATCCAACCAGCTTCAGAACATCCGACAGGGTCTACGTGGCGACTCCATCGTGCTCATGGGAAAGAACACCATGATGAAACGCTCTATCAAACTCCACGCTGAGAGCACCGGCAACAAGGCCTTCCTCAACCTTGTTCCTCTTCTTGTG GGTAATGTTGGGTTGATTTTCACCAAAGGTGACGTGAAGGAGGTTAGCGAAGTGGTTGCCAAGTACAAG GTGGGAGCTCCTGCTCGTGTTGGGTTGATTGCACCTATTGATGTTGTAGTTCCTCCAGGCAACACAGGGTTGGATCCCTCTCAAACATCTTTCTTCCAG GTGCTGAACATTCCTACGAAAATTAACAAGGGTACTGTGGAAATTATCACTCCTGTGGAACTGATTAGGAAGGGTGAGAAGGTTGGGTCTTCTGAAGCTGCATTGCTTTCGAAGCTTGCGATAAGGCCCTTCTCTTATGGGCTTGTGGTGGTTTCTGTTTATGACAACGGTTCGGTGTTTAGCCCTGCGGTTCTTGATCTCACTGATGATGACCTCCTTAATATGTTTGCTGATGGAATCTCCATGCTCTCTTCACTGTCGTTGGCTATCTCCTACCCAACAATTGCAGCTGCACCACACATGTTCGTCAATTCCTATAAGAACGTCCTCGCTGTTGCAGTGGCCACAGAATATTCGTTCCCTCAGGCTGATGAGGTTAAGGAGTACCTgaag GATCCTAGTAAATTTGCAGTAGCTGCTGTTGCCGCACCTGCTACTGATTCTGCTCCTGCTGCTGCGTCCAAGGAGGAGGAAAAGAAGGAAGAACCAGAAGAATCTGATGACGACATGGGCTTCAGTTTGTTTGATTAA
- the LOC114174875 gene encoding auxin transporter-like protein 1: MSRQKQGEEAMMSSLTQAVEREEGEEVKGETPHFTLRNALWHGGSAYDAWFSCASNQVAQVLLTLPYSFAQLGVVSGVIFQVFYGLLGSYTAYLISILYIEYRSRKEKENVSFKNHVIQWFEVLEGLLGPYWKAIGLAFNCTFLLFGSVIQLIACASNIYYINDHLDKRTWTYIFGACCATTVFIPSFHNYRIWSFLGLGMTTYTAWYLTIASLVHGRVENVTHSGPKKLVLYFTGATNILYTFGGHAVTVEIMHAMWKPQKFKYIYLYATFYVFTLTIPSAVSVYWAFGDQLLDHSNAFSLLPRSGWRDAGVILMLIHQIITFGFACTPLYFVWEKVIGMHDTKSICLRAVARLPVVIPIWFLAIIFPFFGPINSAVGALLVSFTVYIIPASAHMLTFRSATARQNAAEKLPFFIRNWTMMYVVNALVVVWVLVVGFGFGGWASMVNFIRQVDTFGLFAKCYQCPPKFTNHTLHHS; encoded by the exons ATGTCGCGTCAGAAGCAAGGTGAAGAAGCCATGATGTCGAGTCTCACCCAAGCGGTTGAGCGTGAAGAGGGAGAGGAGGTCAAAGGGGAGACGCCACATTTTACCTTAAGAAATGCTCTCTGGCATGGTGGTTCTGCCTATGATGCTTGGTTCAGCTGTGCCTCAAATCAG GTTGCCCAGGTTCTGTTGACTCTGCCTTACTCTTTCGCACAGCTGGGTGTGGTTTCAGGCGTTATATTCCAGGTGTTCTATGGGTTGCTGGGGAGTTATACTGCTTATTTAATCAGTATTCTGTACATTGAGTACAGAAGCcggaaagagaaagagaatgtCAGCTTCAAAAACCATGTCATCCAG TGGTTTGAAGTGTTGGAAGGCTTACTGGGTCCATACTGGAAAGCCATAGGATTGGCCTTCAATTGCACTTTTCTCCTCTTTGGATCTGTTATCCAGCTCATTGCTTGTGCCAG TAATATATACTACATCAATGATCACTTGGACAAAAGGACTTGGACCTACATATTTGGGGCTTGTTGTGCCACCACAGTGTTCATTCCATCATTTCACAACTACAGGATATGGTCCTTCCTTGGTCTTGGCATGACCACCTACACTGCTTGGTATTTGACCATTGCATCACTTGTTCATGGCCGG GTTGAAAATGTGACACATTCGGGCCCAAAAAAGTTGGTTTTGTATTTCACAGGCGCCACCAACATACTCTACACTTTCGGCGGGCACGCCGTCACAGT GGAAATCATGCATGCAATGTGGAAGCCTCAGAAGTTCAAGTATATATATCTGTATGCAACATTTTATGTGTTCACTCTCACTATCCCCTCTGCTGTTTCCGTTTACTGGGCCTTCGGTGACCAACTTTTGGATCATTCCAATGCTTTCTCACTTCTCCCTCGTAGTGGCTGGCGTGACGCCGGTGTCATCCTAATGCTCATTCACCAG ATTATCACATTTGGGTTTGCTTGTACGCCATTGTATTTTGTGTGGGAGAAAGTGATAGGAATGCATGACACAAAGAGCATATGCTTGAGGGCTGTAGCCAGGTTACCTGTGGTGATACCAATATGGTTTTTGGCTattattttccctttctttGGGCCCATTAATTCAGCTGTGGGGGCCCTTTTGGTCAGCTTCACCGTTTACATCATTCCCGCTTCGGCCCATATGCTCACTTTCAGATCTGCCACCGCAAGACAG AATGCTGCAGAGAAATTGCCGTTCTTCATTCGAAACTGGACGATGATGTACGTGGTGAATGCATTGGTGGTGGTGTGGGTTCTGGTGGTGGGCTTTGGGTTTGGAGGATGGGCCAGCATGGTTAATTTCATCAGACAGGTCGACACATTTGGACTATTTGCTAAGTGCTACCAGTGCCCGCCCAAATTCACCAACCACACCCTGCATCACTCATAA